One genomic window of Sphingomonas ginsengisoli An et al. 2013 includes the following:
- a CDS encoding iron-containing redox enzyme family protein, with protein MATRFQNPVVPSPSQFQTDAFQQALARWNRARLEPSFPDDAAQALERDRPMQRLELAFLSELRAEVRDRAAAAPINPEGFVAWFEGLERSGPGQHDSLFDWLEHEATLDQLKYYLTQEAAGEAGFDDLVAMTQVRVPDRAKLELARNYWDEMGRGNPKGMHGPMLHFVVGALGLEPSIENTVWESLALANAMTAMASSRSWTWHSIGALGVIELTAPARSAAVGRAMRRLGLDAKTRRYFDLHATLDIKHSEEWNKEAILPLVFDAEQGASRATAMAEGALMRLECGRRCFERYRAALWS; from the coding sequence ATGGCCACCCGTTTCCAGAACCCCGTCGTACCATCACCCTCGCAATTCCAGACCGATGCTTTCCAGCAGGCGCTGGCGCGCTGGAATCGCGCTCGGCTCGAACCGTCCTTTCCTGACGACGCAGCGCAGGCGCTTGAGCGCGACCGGCCGATGCAGCGCCTTGAACTCGCCTTCCTCAGCGAATTGCGCGCCGAAGTCCGCGACCGGGCCGCGGCCGCGCCGATCAATCCCGAGGGCTTCGTCGCCTGGTTCGAGGGGCTCGAGCGCAGCGGCCCGGGGCAGCACGATTCGCTGTTCGATTGGCTCGAGCATGAGGCCACGCTCGACCAGCTCAAATATTATCTGACCCAGGAGGCCGCGGGGGAGGCGGGGTTCGACGACCTCGTCGCAATGACCCAGGTTCGCGTGCCTGACCGTGCGAAACTGGAGCTTGCGCGCAATTACTGGGACGAGATGGGCCGCGGCAATCCCAAGGGGATGCACGGCCCGATGCTTCATTTCGTGGTCGGCGCACTCGGGCTCGAGCCCAGCATCGAGAACACCGTGTGGGAAAGCCTCGCGCTCGCCAACGCGATGACCGCGATGGCGTCGAGCCGCAGCTGGACCTGGCATAGTATCGGCGCGCTCGGCGTGATCGAGCTGACTGCCCCGGCGCGGTCGGCCGCGGTCGGGCGGGCGATGCGCCGTCTTGGCCTCGATGCGAAGACGCGCCGCTACTTCGATCTCCACGCCACGCTCGACATCAAGCACAGCGAGGAGTGGAACAAGGAGGCGATCCTGCCACTCGTGTTTGACGCCGAGCAGGGCGCCAGCCGCGCGACCGCGATGGCCGAAGGCGCGCTGATGCGGCTCGAATGCGGCCGCCGCTGCTTCGAGCGTTATCGCGCGGCCCTGTGGTCGTGA
- the eda gene encoding bifunctional 4-hydroxy-2-oxoglutarate aldolase/2-dehydro-3-deoxy-phosphogluconate aldolase, with protein sequence MTIDEVMTAAPVIPVLVLDGSIDPAALAETLVAAGLPVLEVTLRTPQALDAIRAMTKVPGAIVGAGTVLNPAQLDQALEAGAEFIVAPGLTDSLSRAAIASGVAYLPGVATAADIMRGLDHGLTRFKFFPAETSGGLSALKALAGPFGQVRFCPTGGITAATAPQWLAHPAVSCVGGSWIVLAGETDLGRIGELGRAAAVLGRN encoded by the coding sequence ATGACCATCGACGAGGTGATGACCGCCGCCCCTGTGATCCCGGTGCTGGTGCTCGACGGCAGCATCGATCCCGCCGCGCTGGCCGAGACGCTGGTCGCCGCCGGCCTGCCGGTGCTCGAGGTCACGCTGCGCACGCCGCAGGCGCTCGACGCGATCCGCGCGATGACCAAGGTGCCGGGCGCGATCGTCGGCGCGGGCACGGTGCTCAACCCCGCCCAGCTCGACCAGGCGCTGGAGGCCGGCGCTGAGTTCATCGTCGCCCCCGGCCTAACCGACAGCCTCAGCCGCGCGGCGATCGCCAGCGGGGTTGCCTACCTGCCCGGCGTCGCCACCGCCGCCGACATCATGCGCGGCCTCGACCACGGCCTCACTCGCTTCAAATTCTTTCCGGCCGAGACCAGCGGGGGCCTGTCCGCGCTGAAAGCGCTCGCCGGTCCCTTCGGCCAGGTCCGCTTCTGTCCGACCGGTGGGATCACCGCCGCCACCGCCCCCCAGTGGCTCGCCCACCCGGCGGTGAGCTGCGTCGGCGGGAGCTGGATCGTGCTGGCGGGCGAGACCGACCTTGGCCGGATCGGCGAGCTGGGACGTGCCGCGGCGGTTCTCGGTCGGAACTGA
- a CDS encoding methyltransferase, whose amino-acid sequence MHDSLVALLRELDADGYQFTCVTPATHQRVLARRGSNARAADLRDVFGWSLPFARDLLQGPVFDALKEAGGIEPAGDLLRSRFRVAELDGRLFLHSAFPTTAADSVFFGPDTHRFARFVSEQLADLPEPSHVVDLGTGSGAGGIIVAGLTDAEQVTLVDINPAALALAAANAEAAGVAVELVEGDLSAVAGTPDLIIANPPFIADDRQRSYRDGGGDLGTGLSVAWVNAALARLAEGGAMLLYTGSPIVAGEDRLLTALSDAADEAGGTLRYDELDPDIFGEELDQPVYRAAEVERIAAVGAVLRKG is encoded by the coding sequence ATGCATGATTCCCTCGTCGCGCTGCTGCGCGAGCTCGACGCCGACGGCTACCAATTCACCTGCGTGACCCCGGCCACGCACCAGCGGGTCCTCGCCCGCCGCGGCTCCAACGCGCGCGCGGCGGATCTCCGCGACGTGTTCGGCTGGAGCCTGCCGTTCGCCCGCGACCTGCTGCAAGGGCCGGTATTCGACGCGCTCAAGGAAGCCGGGGGAATCGAGCCCGCCGGCGACCTGCTGCGCAGCCGCTTCCGTGTCGCTGAGCTCGACGGCCGGCTGTTCCTTCATTCGGCCTTCCCGACGACGGCGGCGGACAGCGTCTTTTTCGGCCCCGACACCCATCGCTTCGCGCGCTTCGTCAGCGAGCAGCTCGCCGACCTGCCCGAGCCCTCCCATGTCGTCGACCTCGGCACGGGGAGCGGGGCGGGGGGCATCATCGTCGCTGGCCTCACGGACGCCGAGCAGGTGACGCTGGTGGACATTAATCCCGCCGCGCTCGCGCTCGCTGCCGCCAATGCCGAAGCGGCCGGGGTCGCGGTCGAATTGGTCGAAGGCGATCTCTCCGCGGTCGCGGGGACGCCCGACCTGATCATCGCCAACCCGCCGTTCATCGCCGACGACCGCCAGCGCTCCTACCGCGATGGAGGCGGCGACCTGGGCACCGGCCTGTCGGTGGCATGGGTCAACGCCGCGTTGGCACGACTGGCTGAGGGCGGCGCCATGCTGCTCTACACTGGCAGCCCGATCGTCGCCGGCGAGGACCGCCTGCTGACCGCGCTCAGCGACGCTGCCGACGAAGCCGGCGGCACCTTGCGTTATGACGAACTCGACCCCGATATCTTCGGCGAAGAACTCGATCAGCCCGTCTATCGCGCCGCCGAAGTCGAGCGGATCGCGGCGGTGGGGGCGGTGCTTCGGAAGGGCTGA
- a CDS encoding glucokinase, whose amino-acid sequence MSRQIVTTDIGGTHARFALATIDAGKVVDLSEPVTLKTAEHASFQTAWEEFGRRIHIPMPKELAISFAGPVGGELLKLTNNPWVIRPKLIGEKLGAERYTIVNDFGAVAHAVAAFDASAFTHLCGPDRALPETGVVTILGPGTGLGVAGLLRRPGHYEVLQTEGGHVDFAPLDALEDRILTELRRSFRRVSVERLISGRGLMNIYEALASVEQRPSGFHDEKELWTAAMAGSDSLAAAALDRFCLTLGAVAGDLALAQGASAVAIGGGLGLRLADHLPRSGFRDRFIAKGRFERMMDDMPVKLITYPQPGLFGAAAAFAKEHG is encoded by the coding sequence ATGAGCCGCCAGATCGTCACCACCGACATCGGCGGCACCCACGCCCGCTTCGCGCTCGCCACCATCGACGCCGGCAAGGTCGTCGACCTGTCCGAGCCGGTTACCCTCAAGACCGCCGAGCACGCCAGTTTCCAGACCGCCTGGGAAGAGTTTGGCCGCCGCATCCACATCCCGATGCCCAAGGAGCTCGCCATCTCCTTCGCCGGGCCAGTCGGCGGCGAATTGCTCAAGCTCACGAACAATCCGTGGGTGATCCGGCCCAAGCTGATCGGCGAGAAATTGGGCGCCGAGCGCTACACGATCGTCAACGATTTCGGCGCGGTCGCCCATGCCGTCGCCGCCTTCGATGCCAGCGCCTTCACCCATTTGTGCGGTCCCGACCGGGCGCTGCCCGAGACTGGCGTTGTCACCATCCTCGGCCCGGGCACCGGGCTCGGGGTCGCCGGGCTGCTGCGTCGGCCCGGCCATTATGAGGTGCTGCAGACCGAGGGCGGGCACGTCGACTTTGCACCGCTCGACGCGCTCGAGGATCGCATCCTCACCGAATTGCGCCGCAGCTTCCGCCGGGTCTCGGTCGAGCGATTGATCTCGGGCCGCGGCCTGATGAACATCTACGAGGCGCTCGCCAGCGTCGAGCAGCGCCCGTCGGGCTTCCACGACGAAAAGGAGCTGTGGACCGCCGCGATGGCGGGCAGCGACAGCCTCGCCGCCGCAGCGCTCGATCGCTTCTGCCTCACGCTCGGCGCGGTCGCGGGCGACCTCGCGCTGGCGCAGGGCGCGTCGGCAGTGGCGATCGGTGGTGGCCTTGGATTGCGGCTTGCCGACCATCTGCCGCGCTCGGGCTTTCGCGACCGCTTCATCGCCAAGGGCCGGTTCGAGCGCATGATGGACGACATGCCGGTCAAGCTCATCACCTACCCGCAACCGGGCCTGTTCGGCGCCGCAGCGGCCTTCGCCAAGGAGCATGGATGA
- a CDS encoding alpha/beta fold hydrolase, which produces MPFVTVADGTEIFYKDWGPRDGQVIAFHHGWPLSSDDWDLQLMYFVSQGFRVVAHDRRGHGRSTQAAEGHDMDTYVADAAAVADHLDLKNAVHVGHSTGGGEVARYVANAAPGRVAKAVLISAVTPLMVKTDANPDGVPLAVFDDIRQQTSTNRAQYFADFPMPFFGYNRPGAEVKEGVKQNWWRQGMTGSILAHTLGIKAFSETDFTEDLKRIAVPTLILHGEDDQIVPIDITARKAAKLVPGAKLITYPGFPHGMPTTQAERINADLLAFIRE; this is translated from the coding sequence ATGCCGTTCGTCACTGTCGCCGATGGGACCGAAATCTTCTATAAGGATTGGGGCCCGCGCGACGGGCAGGTGATCGCCTTCCACCACGGCTGGCCGCTCAGTTCGGACGACTGGGATCTTCAGCTGATGTATTTCGTCAGCCAGGGCTTCCGCGTCGTCGCGCACGACCGCCGCGGGCATGGCCGCTCGACCCAAGCCGCCGAGGGTCATGACATGGACACCTATGTCGCCGATGCGGCGGCGGTCGCAGACCACCTCGATCTCAAGAATGCGGTCCACGTCGGTCACTCGACCGGCGGCGGCGAAGTCGCCCGCTATGTCGCCAATGCCGCGCCCGGCCGGGTCGCCAAGGCAGTGCTGATCAGTGCGGTCACCCCGCTGATGGTCAAGACCGATGCCAATCCCGACGGCGTGCCGCTGGCGGTGTTCGACGACATCCGCCAGCAGACCTCGACCAATCGCGCGCAATATTTCGCCGACTTCCCGATGCCCTTCTTCGGCTACAACCGCCCAGGCGCCGAGGTGAAGGAAGGGGTCAAGCAGAATTGGTGGCGGCAGGGGATGACGGGCAGCATCCTCGCCCATACGCTGGGCATCAAAGCCTTCTCCGAGACCGACTTCACCGAAGATTTGAAGCGGATCGCGGTGCCGACCCTGATCCTCCACGGCGAGGACGACCAGATCGTTCCGATCGACATCACCGCGCGCAAGGCGGCGAAGCTCGTCCCTGGTGCGAAGCTCATCACCTACCCCGGTTTCCCGCATGGCATGCCCACCACGCAGGCCGAGCGGATCAATGCCGACCTCCTCGCCTTCATCCGCGAGTAG
- a CDS encoding PEPxxWA-CTERM sorting domain-containing protein, producing the protein MNYLKLVAAMLAAATASTPAAAAQFAFNFNTTSTLFGGPTQTIQGVFTTSDTPVDRFGFSGLEITGISGTINGVAISGLYTIAGNPYYYLTSGPTFLDGSGVRFNAGAAQNIAFFHQDNVASDIYRVNGNGTISAFGTASSSAVTATSAVAEPGTWMLMLLGFGAVGYAARRRSGRTGAALHA; encoded by the coding sequence ATGAATTACCTGAAACTGGTCGCGGCTATGCTTGCCGCGGCAACAGCGTCGACGCCGGCCGCGGCCGCGCAATTCGCATTCAATTTCAACACGACCAGCACGTTGTTCGGTGGTCCGACCCAAACCATCCAGGGCGTCTTCACCACTTCCGACACGCCTGTCGATCGCTTTGGTTTCAGCGGGCTGGAAATCACTGGCATCTCTGGGACGATCAACGGGGTCGCAATCTCAGGCCTCTACACGATCGCCGGTAACCCTTATTACTATCTGACCAGTGGCCCGACCTTCCTCGACGGCAGCGGCGTTCGGTTCAATGCTGGCGCCGCACAGAACATCGCTTTCTTTCATCAGGATAATGTGGCCTCGGATATTTATCGGGTGAATGGCAATGGCACGATCTCTGCTTTCGGCACGGCGTCGTCGAGCGCGGTGACCGCCACCAGTGCCGTCGCGGAGCCGGGGACTTGGATGCTGATGTTGCTTGGCTTCGGCGCCGTCGGCTATGCCGCACGCAGGCGGTCAGGCAGGACTGGAGCAGCGCTGCACGCCTGA
- the edd gene encoding phosphogluconate dehydratase, with translation MALDPRIAAITGRIVEKSRPTRRRYLELMQRQSESGINRGRLSCGNFAHGFASSEGDKDRIRTRAGPNIGIVTAYNDMLSAHQPYARFPEQMKIYAREVGATAQVAGGVPAMCDGVTQGQDGMDLSLFSRDTIALSTAVALSHGMFEGAALLGICDKIVPGLLIGALRFGHLPMLLIPGGPMPSGLPNKEKQRVRQLYAEGKVGRDELLASESASYHAPGTCTFYGTANSNQMMMELMGLHIPNSAFVQPNTPLRQALTRAAVHRVAELAAGKQRTLAECVDERAIVNAMVGLLATGGSTNHAIHLPAIARAAGIRIDWQDFDELSAAVPLIARVYPNGSGDVNDFHYAGGTAFVARELTAAGLLHADLVTAGADDFSAWHGNPHLDGDRLTWVDAGESRNDTMLRPVATPFLADGGMRLVKGNLGRATFKTSAVDPSRWTIEAPARIFSDQDAVLKAFQAGELDRDVVVVVRFQGPRANGMPELHKLTPTLGVLQDRGHRVALVTDGRMSGASGKVPAAIHVSPEALGGGPLSRLRDGDVVRLSGDDGSLEAVGIDLAAHEPAAPTAPPEGTGRELFALMRRDCDDAERGASAMLALMEAEQQSAPHPEFAAP, from the coding sequence ATGGCGCTCGATCCCCGCATCGCCGCGATCACCGGTCGCATTGTCGAGAAGTCCCGGCCGACCCGCCGCCGCTATCTCGAGCTGATGCAGCGCCAGTCCGAGAGCGGGATCAATCGTGGGCGCCTGTCGTGCGGTAACTTCGCCCACGGTTTCGCCTCGTCGGAGGGCGACAAGGACCGCATCCGCACGCGCGCCGGACCGAACATCGGCATCGTCACCGCCTACAACGACATGCTGAGCGCCCATCAACCCTATGCGCGCTTCCCCGAGCAGATGAAGATTTACGCCCGCGAAGTCGGCGCGACCGCGCAGGTCGCAGGCGGCGTCCCGGCGATGTGCGACGGCGTCACCCAGGGGCAGGACGGAATGGATCTGTCGCTGTTCAGCCGCGACACCATCGCCCTGTCGACCGCGGTCGCGCTGAGCCACGGGATGTTCGAGGGCGCGGCGCTGCTGGGCATCTGCGACAAGATCGTCCCCGGCCTGCTGATCGGCGCGCTCCGCTTCGGCCATTTGCCGATGCTGCTAATCCCCGGCGGGCCGATGCCGTCCGGACTCCCCAACAAGGAAAAACAGCGGGTCCGCCAGCTTTATGCCGAGGGCAAGGTCGGCCGCGACGAGCTGCTCGCCAGCGAAAGCGCCAGCTACCACGCGCCGGGCACCTGCACCTTCTACGGCACCGCCAACTCCAACCAGATGATGATGGAGCTGATGGGTCTGCATATCCCCAACAGCGCCTTCGTCCAGCCGAACACGCCGCTCCGCCAGGCGCTGACCCGCGCCGCCGTCCACCGCGTTGCCGAGCTCGCCGCGGGCAAGCAGCGTACCTTGGCCGAGTGCGTCGACGAGCGTGCCATCGTCAACGCGATGGTCGGCCTGCTCGCGACCGGCGGCTCGACCAACCACGCCATCCACCTGCCGGCGATCGCCCGCGCCGCCGGCATCCGCATCGACTGGCAGGACTTCGACGAGCTGTCCGCTGCCGTGCCGTTGATCGCGCGGGTCTATCCCAATGGCTCGGGCGACGTGAACGACTTCCATTATGCCGGGGGCACCGCCTTCGTTGCGCGCGAACTGACCGCTGCGGGCCTGCTCCACGCCGACCTCGTCACCGCCGGCGCCGACGACTTCAGCGCCTGGCACGGCAACCCCCACCTCGACGGCGACCGACTGACCTGGGTCGACGCCGGCGAAAGCCGCAACGACACCATGCTCCGTCCGGTCGCGACGCCATTCCTGGCCGATGGCGGCATGCGCCTGGTCAAAGGCAACCTTGGCCGCGCAACCTTCAAGACCAGCGCGGTCGACCCGAGCCGCTGGACGATCGAGGCGCCGGCGCGGATCTTCTCCGACCAGGACGCGGTGCTCAAGGCCTTCCAGGCCGGCGAGCTCGACCGCGACGTGGTGGTCGTGGTCCGTTTCCAGGGCCCGCGCGCCAACGGCATGCCCGAACTGCACAAGCTCACCCCGACGCTCGGCGTGCTCCAGGACCGCGGCCACCGCGTCGCACTGGTGACCGACGGGCGCATGTCGGGCGCCAGCGGCAAGGTCCCCGCCGCGATCCACGTGTCACCCGAAGCGCTCGGCGGAGGTCCACTCTCGCGCCTCCGCGATGGCGACGTGGTCCGCCTGTCGGGCGATGACGGCTCGCTTGAAGCGGTCGGGATCGACCTCGCCGCCCACGAGCCCGCCGCCCCGACCGCGCCGCCCGAGGGCACCGGCCGCGAGCTGTTCGCGCTGATGCGCCGCGACTGCGACGATGCCGAGCGCGGCGCCTCCGCCATGCTCGCGCTGATGGAGGCCGAGCAGCAGTCGGCGCCCCACCCGGAGTTCGCCGCGCCATGA
- a CDS encoding putative bifunctional diguanylate cyclase/phosphodiesterase, with the protein MAASPTAASARGEILSFAPSASCTAAAPAGAQGSDWRWVEVEVPHGRALGDRWLLQVDQIRFERIAVALQARGAAPLLVSRASNDLGDIQSLGNRLAIPIPVPVDRLQRICLGYQGIDDLAMMRSVNALSTTQQTAQLQTWIGLAMAISGVLLCALAYNLFLMAWVRSQFQRWYVVWLGSGIAYTLCWTGLVSFAWPGLDGSWRVRGNILLVSLLIGSATGFFFDFIERRKLPVWLIRAGRVSALSIVLCGWLAASDRWLPARSTDLLLNVAFVVSILLVGTGIVYGIRRQSRFVWFYLAAWTAPMLVFMLRVGRNFGLWGQSDLLDMASFAAIAFESIILSLAIADRFRGFLRQRDAAHAEHEILRRVANTDALTGLANRAAFQQRIALLGRHRNADLLIIDLDDLKEVNDTAGHLAGDASIVEAGRRLRAVVGERGFVARLGGDELAVLLVDRERELLPALLRVVERSGDEPLTHDGRPVSLRFSGGVASWEQESGSPERLYKEADLAMYRAKADGRGCWRAYSTDVCDELEARRSWVAQARGGLDRDEFELHYQPIVDLRTGAVQYHEALLRWRHAGKGLLRPGAFMQAFDDPGVSIAIQESVLVMALDTAREARRGGPGPRAISVNFLACQLQGEAGANHILAALAERDLPPGALTVEVTENVVLGRPGGPVVECLRRLRARGVGVSLDDFGTGYASLVHLRDLPADVLKIDRSFIAGMNRDAESTKIVRAIVSLAHNLGRQVVAEGIETFEQQQFLQRLGCDLGQGHLFGHPLPATNGSAVEQGRAA; encoded by the coding sequence TTGGCCGCTTCGCCCACCGCCGCGTCCGCCCGCGGCGAGATATTGAGCTTTGCACCAAGCGCGAGCTGCACCGCCGCCGCACCGGCGGGCGCACAAGGTTCGGACTGGCGCTGGGTCGAGGTCGAGGTGCCGCACGGGCGCGCGCTCGGCGATCGCTGGCTGTTGCAGGTCGACCAGATTAGGTTCGAGCGGATCGCGGTCGCCTTGCAGGCTCGCGGCGCCGCGCCGCTGCTGGTGTCGCGTGCGTCGAACGACCTCGGCGACATCCAGTCCCTCGGCAACCGGCTCGCCATTCCGATCCCGGTCCCGGTCGATCGCCTGCAGCGCATCTGCCTTGGCTATCAGGGCATCGACGATCTCGCCATGATGCGCTCGGTCAATGCGCTGTCGACCACGCAGCAGACCGCCCAGCTGCAGACGTGGATCGGGCTGGCGATGGCCATCTCGGGCGTGCTGCTATGCGCGCTTGCCTACAACCTGTTCCTGATGGCGTGGGTGCGCAGCCAGTTCCAGCGCTGGTACGTCGTCTGGCTCGGCAGCGGGATCGCCTACACCTTATGCTGGACGGGGCTGGTCAGCTTCGCCTGGCCAGGGCTTGACGGCTCTTGGCGGGTCCGCGGCAACATCCTCTTGGTGAGCCTGCTGATCGGCTCGGCGACAGGCTTTTTCTTCGACTTCATCGAACGTCGCAAACTGCCCGTCTGGCTGATCCGCGCGGGCCGGGTTTCGGCTCTGTCGATCGTGCTGTGCGGGTGGCTTGCGGCGAGCGATCGCTGGCTCCCGGCGCGTAGCACCGATCTGCTGCTCAATGTCGCCTTCGTAGTCTCGATCCTGCTGGTCGGGACCGGCATCGTCTACGGAATCCGCCGCCAGAGCCGTTTCGTGTGGTTCTACCTCGCCGCCTGGACTGCGCCGATGCTGGTGTTCATGCTGCGAGTCGGGCGAAATTTCGGCCTGTGGGGCCAGTCCGACCTGCTCGATATGGCGAGCTTCGCTGCGATCGCCTTCGAGAGCATCATCCTCAGCCTGGCGATCGCGGACCGCTTCCGCGGCTTCCTGCGCCAGCGCGACGCCGCGCATGCCGAGCATGAGATCTTGCGCCGGGTCGCCAATACCGACGCACTGACCGGTCTCGCCAATCGCGCCGCCTTCCAGCAGCGGATCGCCTTGCTGGGCCGCCATCGCAACGCCGACCTGCTGATCATCGACCTCGACGACCTAAAGGAGGTCAACGACACCGCCGGGCACCTCGCCGGCGACGCCTCCATCGTCGAGGCCGGTCGCCGCCTCCGCGCGGTGGTTGGTGAGCGCGGCTTCGTCGCCCGCCTCGGCGGCGACGAGCTGGCGGTGCTGCTGGTCGACCGCGAACGCGAGCTACTGCCGGCGCTGCTGCGGGTGGTCGAACGCTCGGGCGACGAGCCACTGACCCACGACGGCCGGCCGGTCTCGCTCCGCTTTTCGGGCGGGGTGGCGAGTTGGGAGCAGGAGAGCGGCAGCCCCGAGCGGCTCTACAAGGAAGCCGATCTGGCGATGTACCGCGCCAAGGCCGACGGTCGCGGCTGCTGGCGCGCTTATTCCACCGACGTCTGCGATGAGCTAGAAGCGCGGCGGTCGTGGGTGGCGCAGGCACGCGGCGGCTTGGACCGCGACGAGTTCGAGCTTCACTACCAGCCGATCGTCGACCTGCGCACCGGCGCCGTCCAATATCATGAAGCGCTGCTACGCTGGCGCCACGCGGGCAAGGGACTGCTTCGTCCGGGCGCCTTCATGCAGGCGTTCGACGACCCCGGTGTCAGCATCGCGATCCAGGAGAGCGTGCTGGTGATGGCGCTCGACACGGCACGCGAGGCGCGCCGCGGCGGTCCCGGCCCGCGGGCGATCAGCGTCAATTTCCTTGCCTGCCAGCTGCAGGGCGAGGCGGGCGCCAACCACATCCTCGCCGCGCTCGCCGAGCGGGACCTGCCGCCGGGCGCGCTAACGGTCGAGGTCACCGAGAATGTCGTGCTCGGCCGGCCGGGGGGCCCGGTGGTCGAGTGTCTCCGGCGGCTGCGCGCGCGCGGCGTCGGGGTCAGCCTCGACGATTTCGGGACGGGCTACGCCTCGCTGGTCCACCTGCGCGACCTGCCGGCCGACGTGCTCAAGATCGACCGCTCCTTCATCGCCGGCATGAACCGCGACGCCGAGAGCACCAAGATCGTGCGCGCGATCGTCAGCCTCGCCCACAATCTCGGGCGGCAGGTGGTGGCGGAAGGGATCGAGACGTTCGAGCAGCAGCAATTCCTGCAGCGGCTCGGCTGCGACCTTGGCCAGGGCCACCTGTTCGGGCATCCTTTGCCCGCCACAAACGGTTCGGCGGTGGAACAAGGCCGCGCGGCCTGA
- the pgl gene encoding 6-phosphogluconolactonase, translated as MIEAEWWEYDDAGEFADAVAGDVGFIVESAVDARGDCLIALPGGNTPKPIFAKLAKQKLPWKQTTIIPTDDRLVEMSDEKSNIRLIAQSFISTGARVFPTASMIPDYKLAGNSADAKLADLRWPPDLVWLGMGEDGHTASIFPGPDLEDALNAPKARRMVGVMPDPLPPEAPVARVTLTRAAILSARAILITITGEKKKVLLEQAIADGHSSKLPIGRVLAEAEQPIDIHWLA; from the coding sequence ATGATTGAAGCCGAATGGTGGGAATATGACGACGCGGGCGAGTTCGCCGACGCGGTCGCCGGGGACGTCGGCTTCATCGTCGAAAGCGCGGTCGATGCGCGCGGCGACTGCCTGATCGCGCTGCCGGGCGGCAACACACCCAAGCCCATCTTCGCCAAGCTGGCCAAGCAGAAGTTGCCGTGGAAGCAGACCACCATCATCCCGACCGACGACCGCTTGGTCGAGATGAGCGACGAGAAAAGCAACATCCGCCTGATCGCGCAGAGCTTCATCAGCACCGGGGCGCGGGTGTTCCCGACCGCGTCGATGATCCCGGACTACAAGCTGGCCGGCAACTCGGCCGACGCGAAACTGGCTGACCTGCGCTGGCCGCCCGACCTCGTCTGGCTCGGCATGGGCGAGGACGGCCACACCGCCTCGATCTTCCCCGGGCCCGACCTCGAGGATGCGCTGAACGCCCCCAAGGCGCGGCGGATGGTTGGGGTCATGCCCGATCCCCTGCCGCCCGAGGCGCCGGTTGCACGCGTGACCCTCACGCGTGCCGCCATTCTGTCGGCCCGCGCGATCCTGATCACGATTACCGGCGAGAAGAAAAAGGTATTGCTCGAGCAGGCGATCGCCGACGGGCACAGCTCGAAGCTGCCGATCGGCCGGGTGCTGGCCGAGGCCGAGCAGCCGATCGACATCCACTGGCTCGCCTGA